Proteins found in one Channa argus isolate prfri chromosome 7, Channa argus male v1.0, whole genome shotgun sequence genomic segment:
- the fbxl4 gene encoding F-box/LRR-repeat protein 4 isoform X1 has translation MDISTNIYSHACRWTLILLLLLSLPLSQCASSRWRLFLPVASVSSYCPSAPELPMLTLLSMFYYICLRRRSRNGTRGEALTSRRAVESGQRAVLPVSVEVEQYAKEVLDFSSHYGSENSMSYTMWNLAGVPNVYPSSGDFTQTAVFRSYGTWWEQCASAPQPFRRTPKGCYSQEYIELGFEEPVYPTAVEVLETYYPGAIVQILACSHNPFSQNPPTDVRWEVLWSGKPTKVLTPQARQFSPNIKHISFPTNLLRLEVNSSLLDYYTELDAVILRGVKERPMLALYKMPVIDISDLSDSEEELSDVGGTFRQGGDTKHQRTGNGYFDKLPYELIQLILSHLTLPDLCRLAQSCKLLHQHCCDPLQYTQLSLQPYWSRLSDASLGHLQSRCTLLQRLNLSWTGNRGALTLNGFSSFMKACGQSLVCLELSCCHFLNEACLEVISQTCPGLQELNLSSCDRLHPQAFIHISKLTRLRRLVLYRTKIEQTAILSILTFCIELRHLNLGSCVRIEDYDVVASMLAARCRSLCSLDLWRCRNLTDRGLAELVSGCRMLEELDLGWCPTLQSSTGCFQHLARSLPCLHKLFLTANRTVCDSDIEELATSCPTLQHLDILGTRLVSAASLKKLLQACPQLLLLDVSFCSQIDMRVVQELSGLFPNVAIKKSFTQ, from the exons ATGGATATATCGActaacatttaca GTCATGCATGCAGGTGGACACTTATTCTACTCCTTTTACTCTCCCTGCCCTTGAGCCAGTGTGCTTCCAGTAGGTGGAGGCTCTTCCTCCCTGTAGCCTCTGTTTCTTCTTACTGCCCGTCAGCTCCAGAGCTCCCTATGTTAACCCTCTTGagcatgttttattatatatgtCTGCGGCGACGCTCCAGGAATGGGACTCGAGGTGAGGCTCTGACCAGTAGGCGGGCTGTGGAGTCAGGCCAGCGGGCGGTGTTGCCAGTCAGTGTGGAGGTGGAGCAGTATGCCAAAGAGGTCCTGGACTTTAGCTCCCACTATGGCAGTGAGAATAGTATGTCCTACACCATGTGGAACCTGGCTGGTGTACCAAATGTGTACCCCAGTTCAGGGGACTTCACCCAGACAGCTGTATTTAGATCTTATGGGACATGGTGGGAACAGTGTGCCAGTGCCCCACAACCTTTTCGCCGCACACCTAAAGGCTGCTACAGCCAGGAATATATTGAGCTGGGTTTTGAGGAGCCTGTCTACCCTACAGCTGTCGAGGTCCTTGAGACGTACTACCCTGGAGCCATTGTCCAGATCCTGGCCTGTTCTCACAATCCTTTCTCTCAGAACCCACCTACTGATGTCAG ATGGGAGGTGCTGTGGTCAGGCAAGCCCACAAAGGTACTAACACCCCAGGCACGACAGTTTTCCCCTAACATCAAGCATATCAGCTTCCCTACCAACCTGCTACGACTGGAGGTCAACAGCTCTCTGCTGGACTACTACACCGAGCTGGATGCTGTTATTCTGCGTGGGGTAAAAGAGAGGCCTATGCTGGCCCTCTATAAGATGCCTGTCATAGACATTAGTGACCTAAGTGACAGTGAGGAAGAGCTGTCTGATGTAGGAGGTACTTTCAGGCAAGGAGGGGATACCAAGCACCAGAGGACAGGAAACGGCTACTTTGACAAACTGCCATATGAG CTCATCCAGCTGATACTGAGCCACCTGACCCTGCCAGACCTCTGCCGTCTGGCCCAGAGCTGTAAGCTGCTGCACCAGCACTGCTGCGACCCACTGCAGTACACCCAGCTGAGTCTGCAGCCATACTGGTCCCGGCTGAGTGACGCCTCTctgggacacctgcagagcCGCTGCACCCTACTCCAGAGGCTCAACCTGTCTTGGACCGGCAACCGTGGAGCTCTCACCTTGAACGGCTTTAGCAG CTTCATGAAGGCTTGTGGTCAAAGCCTGGTATGTTTGGAGCTGTCATGCTGCCACTTCCTGAACGAGGCCTGTCTGGAGGTCATCTCACAGACTTGCCCGGGGCTACAGGAGCTTAACCTGTCCTCATGTGACCGCCTCCACCCACAGGCCTTCATTCACATCTCCAAACTAACCCGCCTCCGCAGGCTGGTGCTCTACCGCACTAAAATAGAG CAAACAGCTATTCTAAGCATCCTGACTTTCTGCATAGAGCTGAGACACCTTAACCTAGGGAGTTGTGTGAGG ATTGAAGACTATGATGTTGTGGCCAGCATGCTGGCTGCGCGCTGCCGTTCACTCTGCTCCCTGGACCTTTGGCGCTGCAGAAACCTGACTGATCGAGGCCTGGCTGAGCTTGTTTCTGGCTGCAG AATGCTGGAGGAGTTGGACCTGGGCTGGTGTCCCACACTGCAAAGCAGCACTGGATGTTTCCAGCACCTTGCCCGTAGCCTGCCGTGCCTACATAAACTCTTCCTCACTGCCAACCGCACCGTCTGTGACTCAGACATAGAGGAGCTGGCTACCAGCTGCCCCACACTGCAACATCTGGACATACTGG GCACCCGGTTGGTGAGCGCAGCCTCGCTAAAGAAACTCCTCCAGGCTTGTCCTCAACTGCTCCTCCTGGATGTCTCCTTCTGCTCCCAGATAGACATGCGGGTAGTCCAAGAGCTCTCAGGCCTCTTCCCCAATGTGGCCATCAAGAAGAGCTTCACTCAGTGA
- the fbxl4 gene encoding F-box/LRR-repeat protein 4 isoform X2, with product MLTLLSMFYYICLRRRSRNGTRGEALTSRRAVESGQRAVLPVSVEVEQYAKEVLDFSSHYGSENSMSYTMWNLAGVPNVYPSSGDFTQTAVFRSYGTWWEQCASAPQPFRRTPKGCYSQEYIELGFEEPVYPTAVEVLETYYPGAIVQILACSHNPFSQNPPTDVRWEVLWSGKPTKVLTPQARQFSPNIKHISFPTNLLRLEVNSSLLDYYTELDAVILRGVKERPMLALYKMPVIDISDLSDSEEELSDVGGTFRQGGDTKHQRTGNGYFDKLPYELIQLILSHLTLPDLCRLAQSCKLLHQHCCDPLQYTQLSLQPYWSRLSDASLGHLQSRCTLLQRLNLSWTGNRGALTLNGFSSFMKACGQSLVCLELSCCHFLNEACLEVISQTCPGLQELNLSSCDRLHPQAFIHISKLTRLRRLVLYRTKIEQTAILSILTFCIELRHLNLGSCVRIEDYDVVASMLAARCRSLCSLDLWRCRNLTDRGLAELVSGCRMLEELDLGWCPTLQSSTGCFQHLARSLPCLHKLFLTANRTVCDSDIEELATSCPTLQHLDILGTRLVSAASLKKLLQACPQLLLLDVSFCSQIDMRVVQELSGLFPNVAIKKSFTQ from the exons ATGTTAACCCTCTTGagcatgttttattatatatgtCTGCGGCGACGCTCCAGGAATGGGACTCGAGGTGAGGCTCTGACCAGTAGGCGGGCTGTGGAGTCAGGCCAGCGGGCGGTGTTGCCAGTCAGTGTGGAGGTGGAGCAGTATGCCAAAGAGGTCCTGGACTTTAGCTCCCACTATGGCAGTGAGAATAGTATGTCCTACACCATGTGGAACCTGGCTGGTGTACCAAATGTGTACCCCAGTTCAGGGGACTTCACCCAGACAGCTGTATTTAGATCTTATGGGACATGGTGGGAACAGTGTGCCAGTGCCCCACAACCTTTTCGCCGCACACCTAAAGGCTGCTACAGCCAGGAATATATTGAGCTGGGTTTTGAGGAGCCTGTCTACCCTACAGCTGTCGAGGTCCTTGAGACGTACTACCCTGGAGCCATTGTCCAGATCCTGGCCTGTTCTCACAATCCTTTCTCTCAGAACCCACCTACTGATGTCAG ATGGGAGGTGCTGTGGTCAGGCAAGCCCACAAAGGTACTAACACCCCAGGCACGACAGTTTTCCCCTAACATCAAGCATATCAGCTTCCCTACCAACCTGCTACGACTGGAGGTCAACAGCTCTCTGCTGGACTACTACACCGAGCTGGATGCTGTTATTCTGCGTGGGGTAAAAGAGAGGCCTATGCTGGCCCTCTATAAGATGCCTGTCATAGACATTAGTGACCTAAGTGACAGTGAGGAAGAGCTGTCTGATGTAGGAGGTACTTTCAGGCAAGGAGGGGATACCAAGCACCAGAGGACAGGAAACGGCTACTTTGACAAACTGCCATATGAG CTCATCCAGCTGATACTGAGCCACCTGACCCTGCCAGACCTCTGCCGTCTGGCCCAGAGCTGTAAGCTGCTGCACCAGCACTGCTGCGACCCACTGCAGTACACCCAGCTGAGTCTGCAGCCATACTGGTCCCGGCTGAGTGACGCCTCTctgggacacctgcagagcCGCTGCACCCTACTCCAGAGGCTCAACCTGTCTTGGACCGGCAACCGTGGAGCTCTCACCTTGAACGGCTTTAGCAG CTTCATGAAGGCTTGTGGTCAAAGCCTGGTATGTTTGGAGCTGTCATGCTGCCACTTCCTGAACGAGGCCTGTCTGGAGGTCATCTCACAGACTTGCCCGGGGCTACAGGAGCTTAACCTGTCCTCATGTGACCGCCTCCACCCACAGGCCTTCATTCACATCTCCAAACTAACCCGCCTCCGCAGGCTGGTGCTCTACCGCACTAAAATAGAG CAAACAGCTATTCTAAGCATCCTGACTTTCTGCATAGAGCTGAGACACCTTAACCTAGGGAGTTGTGTGAGG ATTGAAGACTATGATGTTGTGGCCAGCATGCTGGCTGCGCGCTGCCGTTCACTCTGCTCCCTGGACCTTTGGCGCTGCAGAAACCTGACTGATCGAGGCCTGGCTGAGCTTGTTTCTGGCTGCAG AATGCTGGAGGAGTTGGACCTGGGCTGGTGTCCCACACTGCAAAGCAGCACTGGATGTTTCCAGCACCTTGCCCGTAGCCTGCCGTGCCTACATAAACTCTTCCTCACTGCCAACCGCACCGTCTGTGACTCAGACATAGAGGAGCTGGCTACCAGCTGCCCCACACTGCAACATCTGGACATACTGG GCACCCGGTTGGTGAGCGCAGCCTCGCTAAAGAAACTCCTCCAGGCTTGTCCTCAACTGCTCCTCCTGGATGTCTCCTTCTGCTCCCAGATAGACATGCGGGTAGTCCAAGAGCTCTCAGGCCTCTTCCCCAATGTGGCCATCAAGAAGAGCTTCACTCAGTGA